The Candidatus Hydrogenedentota bacterium genome includes a window with the following:
- the dnaE gene encoding DNA polymerase III subunit alpha has product MNAGFCHLHLHTEYSVLDGAIKIPELLERCQEYDMGACAITDHGAMFGVIDFYLAAKASGIKPIIGAELYLAPGHRTDRSAKNQATAYTHLLLLCKDEAGYRNLCKLSSIGYLEGFHYKPRIDLESLKRHAQGLISSTGCLGGEVPQLLLREEPAKAEEAMKRYLEIFGPENFFVELQDHGMPEQRRINPQLIEMARRYGLLLVATNDCHYLNKDDADAHDALLCIQTNKTLDQENRFRFQTKEFHFRSPKEMREVFAEWPEAVTNTEKVASLCNLEIPLHKHLIPQYAPPPGKTKQAFLHELVMEGLRDRYDGKPSPKHIERAEYELSVIEQMGFVDYFLVVWDLIKQARGKGIPVGPGRGSGAGSLVAYALTITNIDPIRYNLLFERFLNPERVSMPDFDLDFCYNRRSELIEYVREKYGYENVSQIITFGRMLAKQAIRNVGRVMGMSYGDVDRIAKLVPDELKITLESAAEKEPELKELVKSDPQIGKLWNLACRLEGSIGTLSTHAAGVIICDEPLTDHVPLFQASGSDIVATQFEMKTAEEVGLLKMDFLGLRTLTVVHDTVRFIAENRGIQIDIDALEPDDAQTYELLRSGRTTGVFQLESSGMRDLSKRIGLESLEEICALVALYRPGPMQLKDQYIESKHNPSKLVYDHPLLEPILKETYGVALYQEQVMQIVQAVAGFSLGQADILRRAMGKKKADLMEQQRERFAEGARKNGIDKDTADTLFQKIEQFAGYGFNKSHSMAYAFVAYQTAFLKANYPVEFMAALLTSESGNLEKVAQYVEECRRMGIEILPPDVNYSGYGFHVEGSAIRFGMGTVKNIGRDPVEAIQREREEQGPYKDIFDFCARLDSRVLNRRIIESLNRAGAFESTGWNRRQVEEVLEAALSEGQISQRERASGQTSLLELMAGDNAEPITRQKPELEEWPENHLLALEKEMLGLYVSSHPLARHAALLERYSTVRAADLSSLAEGQEVCLGGLISNVKTHLTQRGRKMAFVTLETLESPCEMVVFSDLYEAKAELLVPDMIVMVKAKVNYRNDEPTLLAEDIVPIDETENRFTQTVHIRLNTVGLDEALLTRLAEILDAQPGHCDVYLHCVTPNHDEITVHATPSCVVSPSAQLQREVEAILGEGCLWYAGANGYPRHSQ; this is encoded by the coding sequence GTGAATGCTGGTTTTTGCCACTTGCACCTTCATACCGAATACAGTGTTCTCGATGGGGCCATCAAGATTCCTGAACTCCTCGAGCGGTGCCAGGAATACGACATGGGGGCGTGCGCAATCACTGACCACGGAGCGATGTTTGGCGTCATTGATTTCTATCTGGCAGCCAAGGCGAGCGGCATCAAGCCGATCATCGGGGCTGAGCTGTACCTGGCGCCGGGACACCGCACCGACCGCTCAGCGAAGAACCAGGCAACCGCGTATACCCACCTGCTCCTCCTCTGCAAAGATGAAGCGGGCTACCGAAACCTGTGCAAACTCAGCTCCATAGGCTACTTGGAGGGCTTCCATTACAAACCCCGGATCGACCTCGAATCCCTGAAGCGGCATGCCCAAGGCCTTATTTCCTCGACGGGCTGCCTGGGCGGCGAGGTCCCCCAACTGCTCCTGCGTGAGGAGCCAGCCAAGGCCGAAGAAGCGATGAAGCGCTACCTCGAAATTTTCGGTCCCGAGAATTTCTTCGTGGAATTGCAGGACCATGGCATGCCCGAACAGCGCCGGATAAACCCCCAGTTGATCGAGATGGCGCGCAGATACGGCCTGCTTCTTGTAGCCACCAACGATTGCCACTATCTGAACAAGGACGATGCGGATGCGCACGATGCGCTGCTCTGCATCCAGACGAACAAGACGCTCGACCAAGAGAACCGGTTCCGGTTTCAGACAAAGGAGTTTCACTTTCGCAGTCCGAAAGAAATGCGCGAGGTGTTTGCCGAATGGCCCGAGGCCGTCACGAACACCGAGAAGGTCGCCAGCCTGTGCAACCTCGAGATCCCCTTGCACAAACACCTCATTCCGCAGTATGCCCCGCCGCCGGGCAAGACGAAACAGGCGTTTCTGCACGAACTGGTCATGGAGGGTTTGCGGGACCGCTACGACGGCAAGCCCAGCCCGAAACACATTGAGCGCGCCGAATACGAACTGAGCGTGATCGAGCAAATGGGGTTTGTCGATTACTTCCTCGTGGTATGGGATCTCATCAAGCAGGCCCGGGGCAAAGGCATTCCCGTCGGGCCCGGCCGCGGCTCCGGAGCGGGCAGCCTGGTCGCATACGCCCTCACGATCACCAATATCGACCCGATTCGGTACAACCTCCTGTTCGAGCGGTTTTTGAACCCCGAACGCGTTTCCATGCCGGACTTTGATCTCGACTTCTGCTACAACCGGCGTTCGGAATTGATCGAGTACGTGCGCGAAAAGTACGGCTACGAGAATGTGAGCCAGATCATTACGTTTGGCCGTATGCTGGCCAAACAGGCGATCCGCAACGTCGGCCGCGTCATGGGAATGTCTTACGGTGACGTGGACCGTATCGCCAAGCTTGTCCCGGATGAATTGAAAATCACCCTGGAAAGCGCCGCCGAAAAAGAACCCGAACTGAAAGAGCTTGTGAAGAGCGACCCTCAAATCGGCAAACTCTGGAATCTGGCCTGCCGTCTGGAGGGCAGCATCGGAACCTTGAGCACTCACGCCGCGGGCGTTATCATTTGCGACGAGCCCCTCACCGACCACGTGCCCCTCTTTCAAGCCTCCGGAAGCGATATTGTCGCCACGCAGTTCGAGATGAAAACCGCTGAAGAGGTCGGGCTGCTGAAAATGGATTTCCTCGGCCTGCGCACGCTCACGGTGGTGCACGACACCGTCCGGTTCATTGCGGAAAACCGGGGGATCCAGATCGACATAGACGCACTCGAACCTGACGACGCGCAGACCTACGAACTCCTGCGGTCCGGGCGCACTACGGGGGTGTTTCAGCTGGAAAGCTCGGGCATGCGGGATCTCTCGAAACGCATCGGGCTCGAGAGTCTCGAGGAAATCTGCGCCCTCGTGGCGCTGTACCGCCCAGGCCCGATGCAGCTCAAAGATCAATACATTGAATCCAAGCATAACCCGTCGAAGCTCGTCTATGACCATCCCCTGCTCGAGCCGATTCTCAAGGAGACCTACGGCGTGGCCTTGTACCAGGAGCAGGTTATGCAGATCGTGCAAGCCGTCGCGGGGTTCTCCCTCGGACAGGCCGACATTCTGCGGCGCGCCATGGGCAAGAAGAAGGCCGACCTCATGGAGCAACAGCGCGAGCGTTTCGCCGAGGGCGCCAGGAAGAACGGCATCGACAAGGATACGGCTGATACCCTGTTCCAGAAGATCGAACAGTTTGCGGGCTACGGGTTCAACAAATCCCACAGCATGGCGTACGCGTTCGTTGCCTACCAGACGGCGTTCCTGAAAGCCAACTACCCCGTCGAGTTCATGGCGGCCTTGCTCACCAGTGAGTCCGGAAACCTTGAAAAGGTGGCCCAGTACGTCGAGGAATGCCGCCGAATGGGCATCGAGATTCTGCCCCCGGACGTCAACTACAGCGGTTATGGTTTCCATGTGGAAGGCAGCGCCATCCGCTTCGGCATGGGAACCGTCAAGAACATTGGGCGCGATCCCGTCGAGGCGATTCAACGCGAGCGTGAAGAGCAGGGACCCTATAAAGACATCTTCGATTTCTGTGCGCGCCTGGATTCCCGCGTGCTGAACCGGCGCATCATTGAAAGCCTCAACCGCGCCGGCGCTTTCGAAAGCACCGGCTGGAACCGGAGGCAGGTCGAGGAAGTTCTCGAAGCAGCCCTGAGCGAAGGACAGATAAGCCAGCGCGAACGCGCTTCCGGGCAGACTTCTCTCCTCGAACTCATGGCCGGCGATAACGCTGAACCCATCACCCGGCAAAAACCCGAGCTCGAGGAATGGCCGGAGAACCATCTGCTTGCACTCGAGAAAGAGATGCTGGGCTTGTATGTAAGCAGCCATCCGCTCGCCCGGCATGCCGCCTTGCTGGAACGCTATTCGACGGTACGCGCCGCCGACCTGTCTTCCCTTGCCGAAGGGCAGGAAGTGTGTCTTGGAGGGCTCATCTCAAATGTCAAAACGCACTTGACACAGCGTGGCCGGAAGATGGCCTTCGTGACTCTGGAAACCCTCGAGAGTCCCTGTGAGATGGTTGTCTTCTCGGACCTTTACGAGGCGAAGGCGGAACTGCTCGTGCCGGACATGATCGTCATGGTCAAGGCAAAAGTGAACTATCGAAACGACGAACCGACCCTGCTGGCCGAAGATATCGTCCCTATAGACGAGACCGAGAACCGTTTTACGCAGACCGTGCACATCCGGCTCAATACGGTGGGTCTTGACGAGGCTCTGCTGACACGGCTTGCGGAGATCCTTGATGCCCAGCCGGGCCATTGCGATGTATACCTGCATTGCGTCACGCCAAACCATGACGAGATAACCGTTCATGCCACGCCCTCGTGCGTGGTTTCGCCGTCCGCGCAGCTTCAGCGCGAGGTCGAAGCCATTCTGGGCGAGGGGTGTCTCTGGTATGCGGGCGCAAACGGCTATCCACGCCACAGCCAATAA
- the fliW gene encoding flagellar assembly protein FliW has protein sequence MQLETSRFGSIDVDPNDIITFTQPILGFQDYRRFVLLPGPSSYLKWLQSTDAGELAFIVMDPSVVVPDYAIGIRPAELSELAVTSVDELDVYTLVVVPEDKMKVRTNLRAPVLVNPKLRLAKQALLDHSDYPIQFFLAQPQQGQGQAREASNARSNP, from the coding sequence ATGCAGTTAGAAACGTCGCGATTCGGGTCGATAGATGTCGACCCTAATGACATCATCACGTTTACCCAGCCCATTCTGGGCTTTCAGGACTACCGCCGCTTCGTTCTGTTGCCCGGACCAAGCAGCTACCTCAAATGGCTGCAATCTACAGACGCAGGCGAACTTGCGTTCATAGTCATGGATCCGTCCGTGGTAGTCCCCGACTACGCGATCGGCATACGGCCCGCGGAACTGAGCGAACTGGCCGTCACTTCCGTGGATGAACTCGATGTCTATACCTTGGTGGTCGTCCCCGAGGATAAAATGAAGGTGCGCACCAATCTCCGGGCGCCTGTGCTCGTCAATCCCAAGTTGCGGCTCGCAAAACAGGCGCTGCTTGACCACAGCGACTACCCCATCCAGTTCTTCCTCGCGCAACCCCAGCAGGGCCAGGGACAGGCCCGGGAGGCATCTAATGCTCGTTCTAACCCGTAA
- the csrA gene encoding carbon storage regulator CsrA, giving the protein MLVLTRKEDESIMIGDDIEVKVLDLKESQVKLGIVAPKSVAVHRREIYQAIQAENAQAASAAKIDGISNLISR; this is encoded by the coding sequence ATGCTCGTTCTAACCCGTAAAGAGGACGAAAGCATCATGATCGGAGACGACATTGAGGTCAAAGTCCTCGATTTGAAAGAAAGCCAGGTGAAACTGGGCATTGTGGCCCCCAAGTCCGTGGCGGTGCACCGGCGCGAAATCTACCAAGCCATTCAGGCCGAAAACGCCCAAGCCGCTTCCGCGGCGAAAATCGACGGCATTTCTAACCTTATTTCACGATAA
- a CDS encoding glycosyltransferase: MAAPRILTFNFHEPYLCLMARTGMPFVVGEYDRRPLARKWYTRYRPIPPSFTFLEERAWRRELAQGRFDAVIAQNETNAANICKQVVETRTPLILVCHNRRSFLETTIQNSPAQHETFQRLIETLREFAEFVFISETKRDDYGLPGRVIRPGIDVEEYGGYTGEIPAVIRVGNCMRMRNRMFDVDFQEQVCAGFANRIVGDNPDIPESQPAESFDELRAIYRTHRCYLHVTREEYEDGYNLALLEAMATGMPVVSLANPTSPLTDGVDGLLSYEPVVLREHVKRLLEDISLAREIGARARETVARAFPLESFVEKWRETILSAAERSPRRPTKTQKRVVTPAVPANPLPATEILLHYMASPVTTGRYFEQALRKRHHVVTAGFRCPEALLTRWGFPPDAPDYPPHDIEASLNTSYKDILEALPKGFSPHLYLWVDSGPKQIAPDIQRLAMPKACYLIDTHLAPQIRIEIARHFDFVFLAQKAQVPLFQDAGIANVYWLPLACSPELHDVGSLERRHDVGYIGRVQDDPHERRRRLLARVRERFPNHVTGQQWPADMARTYAQSKIVINAAVQNDLNMRVFEAMASGALLITDSAEGLVDLFEEGTHFVLYHSENELCELIEHYLHDGAARERIAQQGQEFVLNHHTYEQRMEQLLGCVFEAAGLLGGLSGESRYHYGGYYCSPRAELAVHVPRSAKRILDIGCGAGAFGRSLKERGAGEVIGIEIEERACAIAREALDGVLCGDIERMELPFEPEHFDCVTFGDVLEHLADPAKVLRRIAPFLAPGGLAIASIPNARFCQVVQMLAEGRWKYEDAGILDRTHLRFFTAVEMQHLFQEAGYDVIQMAPLSMLQPAQLPRNTDGGITLGRLTVGPLDDAEYQDFLVYQYLVAARKSASGPLDRARAAMSENRYEQAYGIAASADHADEGERKFVMGQALGRMGRLDAAEAALREAHALAPGRNDILGQLGVLLVAMNRNDEALPCLEQAVTADPADYRALGAWGLALLAGGNPEGAFERLRASLELHFDNAALMEQFVNLGETMEKPQGVEPVLRRFVDFYPGNTAMTIRFARVLMRLGKREEARERLETLLIFEPANNDVRRLLEEMPGT, encoded by the coding sequence ATGGCCGCGCCGCGGATTCTAACGTTCAACTTTCACGAACCCTACTTGTGCCTCATGGCGCGAACGGGAATGCCCTTCGTCGTCGGCGAATACGATCGGCGGCCGCTCGCCCGGAAATGGTACACGCGTTACCGCCCTATCCCGCCATCCTTCACCTTCCTCGAAGAAAGAGCATGGCGCCGGGAACTGGCGCAGGGCCGGTTCGATGCCGTCATCGCTCAGAATGAAACCAACGCCGCCAATATCTGCAAACAAGTCGTGGAGACCCGCACCCCGCTCATCCTGGTTTGCCATAACCGGCGCAGCTTCCTCGAAACGACGATCCAGAATAGTCCCGCTCAACACGAAACCTTTCAGCGGCTCATTGAAACGCTTCGCGAATTCGCGGAGTTTGTGTTCATCTCGGAGACCAAACGCGATGATTACGGGCTCCCCGGCCGGGTCATCCGTCCAGGGATAGATGTCGAAGAATACGGCGGGTACACGGGGGAGATACCGGCCGTGATTCGCGTTGGCAACTGCATGCGGATGCGCAACCGCATGTTCGACGTGGACTTCCAGGAACAGGTCTGCGCGGGGTTCGCCAACCGTATCGTCGGGGATAACCCCGATATCCCCGAGTCGCAACCGGCGGAATCCTTCGACGAGTTACGCGCCATATACCGCACGCACCGCTGCTACCTGCACGTAACGCGCGAAGAATACGAAGACGGCTACAACCTCGCCCTGCTCGAGGCGATGGCCACCGGCATGCCCGTCGTTTCCCTTGCCAACCCGACCTCGCCGCTAACTGACGGCGTCGACGGTCTTTTGTCGTACGAGCCCGTGGTGCTGCGAGAACACGTCAAACGCCTGCTGGAGGACATCAGCCTCGCCCGGGAGATTGGGGCGCGCGCCCGGGAAACCGTCGCGCGCGCGTTCCCGCTCGAATCCTTCGTGGAGAAATGGCGCGAAACGATCCTGTCCGCGGCGGAGCGCAGTCCGCGCCGGCCCACAAAGACGCAAAAACGCGTTGTGACGCCCGCCGTTCCCGCAAACCCGCTGCCGGCAACTGAGATCCTCCTTCACTACATGGCCTCGCCGGTTACAACGGGGAGATACTTCGAGCAAGCGCTGCGAAAACGTCACCATGTGGTGACAGCGGGCTTCCGGTGTCCGGAGGCACTCTTGACACGCTGGGGGTTTCCCCCGGATGCCCCTGATTACCCGCCGCACGACATTGAAGCCAGCTTGAATACGAGCTACAAAGACATTCTCGAAGCCTTGCCCAAAGGCTTCAGCCCTCATCTGTATCTTTGGGTCGATTCCGGGCCCAAACAGATCGCGCCCGACATTCAACGGCTGGCAATGCCGAAGGCTTGTTACCTCATTGATACGCACCTGGCGCCCCAAATCCGTATTGAGATCGCCCGGCACTTCGATTTCGTGTTTCTGGCGCAAAAAGCCCAAGTGCCGCTGTTTCAAGATGCGGGCATCGCGAACGTCTACTGGCTGCCGCTGGCGTGTTCGCCCGAGCTGCACGACGTAGGCAGCCTGGAACGCCGTCATGATGTCGGCTATATAGGCCGCGTTCAGGATGACCCGCACGAGCGGCGCCGCAGACTCCTTGCTCGCGTACGCGAGCGGTTTCCGAACCATGTGACAGGCCAGCAGTGGCCCGCCGACATGGCCAGAACGTATGCCCAATCGAAAATCGTGATCAACGCGGCCGTCCAGAACGACCTCAACATGCGGGTATTCGAGGCCATGGCATCCGGGGCATTGCTCATTACGGACAGTGCCGAAGGCCTCGTGGACCTTTTTGAGGAGGGGACCCATTTTGTCCTGTATCACAGCGAGAATGAGTTGTGCGAGCTTATCGAGCATTACCTGCACGACGGCGCGGCCCGTGAGCGGATTGCGCAACAAGGGCAGGAGTTTGTGCTCAACCACCACACGTACGAGCAACGTATGGAACAGTTGCTCGGTTGTGTCTTTGAGGCCGCCGGCCTGCTGGGAGGTTTGAGCGGCGAGTCCCGCTACCATTACGGGGGGTACTATTGCTCTCCGCGTGCTGAACTGGCCGTGCACGTCCCGCGAAGTGCCAAACGCATCCTGGATATCGGATGCGGAGCAGGCGCCTTCGGGCGATCTCTCAAGGAGCGCGGCGCCGGCGAGGTTATTGGCATCGAGATCGAAGAGCGTGCCTGCGCCATTGCCAGAGAAGCGCTCGACGGCGTCCTCTGCGGCGATATTGAACGGATGGAATTGCCCTTCGAGCCGGAACACTTTGACTGTGTGACGTTTGGCGATGTTCTCGAGCATCTGGCCGACCCCGCGAAGGTTCTTCGCCGAATCGCCCCGTTCCTTGCGCCGGGCGGGCTGGCAATCGCCAGCATTCCCAATGCGCGCTTCTGCCAAGTGGTGCAGATGCTCGCCGAAGGCCGCTGGAAGTACGAAGACGCGGGCATCCTGGACCGCACCCATCTCCGGTTCTTCACGGCCGTCGAGATGCAGCATCTTTTTCAGGAAGCAGGCTACGATGTGATACAGATGGCTCCGCTCTCGATGCTCCAGCCCGCTCAGCTCCCCCGAAACACGGACGGGGGGATCACCCTCGGCAGATTGACCGTTGGCCCGCTGGACGACGCCGAATATCAGGATTTTCTCGTGTATCAATATCTCGTAGCCGCGCGGAAATCGGCATCCGGGCCTCTGGACCGCGCCCGGGCGGCGATGTCCGAAAACCGTTACGAGCAGGCCTACGGAATTGCCGCTTCCGCGGACCATGCCGATGAAGGCGAGCGCAAATTCGTCATGGGACAGGCCCTCGGCCGGATGGGGCGGCTTGACGCGGCTGAAGCGGCGTTGCGCGAGGCCCACGCCCTCGCTCCAGGCCGAAACGACATCCTCGGCCAATTGGGCGTGCTGCTCGTTGCCATGAACCGTAATGACGAAGCGCTGCCCTGCCTCGAGCAAGCCGTGACAGCCGACCCGGCGGATTACCGCGCCCTGGGCGCGTGGGGACT